Proteins found in one Sardina pilchardus chromosome 11, fSarPil1.1, whole genome shotgun sequence genomic segment:
- the chrna7a gene encoding neuronal acetylcholine receptor subunit alpha-7a — translation MMGGWNVSLFLVITLCLWRVSQQGDPQRRLYKDLMANYNPLERPVFNDTQTLTVNFSFSLMQIMDVDEKNQVLTTNIWLQLYWYDYYLQWNVSDYPGVTNVRFPGSQIWKPDILLYNSADERFDATFHTNVLVNSSGACQYMPPGIFKSTCYIDVRWFPFDVQRCDLKFGSWTYGGWSLDLQMIEADITGYIANGEWDLVEVPGRRNEKFYDCCKEPYPDVTFTVVMRRRTLYYGLNLLIPCVLISTLALLVFLLPADSGEKISLGITVLLSLTVFMLLVAEIMPATSDSVPLIAQYFATTMVIVGLSVIATVWVLQYHYHDPDGGKMPKWTRVILLNWCAWFLRMKRPGEDRVRSACHNKRPRSSLSSVDLNVSTGGPQATNGNMLFIGFRGMESLHYATSPDSGVLCSRLMGASDDEVLLPGAGQASSASVSSAEPDLAKILEEVRYIAKRFRDQDEEEIVCNEWKFAASVIDRLCLMAFSLFTTLCTTGILMSAPNFVEAISKDFFT, via the exons ATGATGGGAGGTTGGAACGTCAGCCTGTTTCTCGTCATCACTCTCTGTTTGTGGAGAG TGTCACAGCAAGGTGATCCTCAGCGTAGACTGTACAAAGACCTGATGGCAAATTACAATCCACTGGAGAGGCCAGTGTTCAATGACACGCAAACCCTAACGGTGAATTTCAGCTTCAGCCTAATGCAAATCATGGATGTG GATGAGAAGAACCAAGTTCTAACAACAAACATATGGCTACAACTG TACTGGTATGATTATTACCTTCAGTGGAATGTCTCTGATTATCCTGGCGTCACCAATGTCAGATTTCCTGGCAGCCAAATATGGAAGCCAGACATCTTGCTTTACAACAG TGCTGACGAGAGATTTGATGCCACCTTCCATACAAATGTGTTGGTGAACTCCTCAGGAGCGTGCCAGTACATGCCACCAG GAATCTTCAAAAGCACCTGCTATATAGATGTACGCTGGTTTCCCTTTGATGTCCAGCGGTGTGACCTGAAGTTTGGTTCCTGGACATATGGAGGCTGGTCACTAGACTTGCAGATGATAGAAGCTGACATAACAGGGTACATTGCCAATGGAGAATGGGATCTTGTGG AGGTTCCGGGCAGAAGGAACGAGAAGTTCTACGACTGCTGCAAAGAGCCCTACCCGGACGTGACCTTCACGGTGGTGATGCGCCGCCGCACCCTCTACTACGGCCTGAACCTGCTCATCCCCTGCGTGCTCATCTCCACGCTGGCCCTGCTGGTCTTCCTGCTGCCCGCCGACTCTGGGGAGAAGATCTCCCTCG GAATCACAGTGCTGCTCTCCCTGACAGTGTTTATGCTCCTGGTAGCAGAAATCATGCCAGCAACATCGGACTCTGTGCCTTTAATAG CCCAGTATTTCGCCACCACCATGGTTATTGTAGGACTTTCAGTAATAGCAACGGTTTGGGTGTTACAGTACCACTACCATGACCCTGATGGAGGCAAAATGCCAAAGTGG ACCCGCGTGATTCTGCTTAACTGGTGCGCCTGGTTCCTGCGCATGAAGCGTCCGGGTGAGGACCGCGTCCGCTCAGCGTGCCACAACAAGCGTCCGAGGAGCAGCCTGTCCAGCGTGGACCTGAACGTTAGCACGGGCGGGCCCCAGGCCACCAACGGCAACATGCTCTTCATCGGCTTCCGCGGCATGGAGAGCCTGCACTACGCCACTTCGCCGGACTCCGGCGTCCTCTGCAGCCGGCTGATGGGCGCCAGCGACGACGAGGTCCTGCTGCCGGGCGCTGGCCAGGCGTCCTCAGCGTCCGTCAGCAGTGCCGAGCCCGACCTGGCCAAGATCCTGGAGGAGGTGCGCTACATCGCCAAGCGCTTCCGTGAccaggatgaggaggagatcgTGTGCAATGAGTGGAAG